The Anopheles gambiae chromosome 2, idAnoGambNW_F1_1, whole genome shotgun sequence genomic sequence TCGAGGTAGTTTACGCCTCACGCGAGGTAGTAATTCTTTGTTAATACTTCTCTGATTTTCGTTATTTACTCCCCTATCTGAAGACATGATCATTTTCCAGTTATCAACACTcttcaacaaaacaagaaattaATGTTATCAACTGatgcatgttttattttttccttacATACCTTCTCAGTTCGCTTTTCGAAGATATATCGTGAATGATAGCATGCTTGTATTGTAACGCAATGTTGAAGTGATAAACTTGAATGATCTATGAGATCTGACTACAACTTTACTGCACGTAACTCGTTCCAACATATGGGATGGTATGCAATAAGGTCGGAAATAGGGTCTGAAATAAGTTGTAACGTTTGTTGGCTTTACCTCCAGTAAATCCTGCTTAGTAGTTATCGATGACATTTGTCGATGACATCTGAAACATAAAATTTGACAGTGGACCTTCGGGATAATCCAGTCTTTCGTCCTCTGTGTAGTCTTTGTGAAAAGTGCCAAATTCCGTATTTTTTTGATTTCGATCAGATACAGGATTGTCAACAGCTCTTCTGTCAGTCCATAGTTCTGTCAGTTTTTAGGGATTTTCTTAGTTATCTGACACTTTATGTGATATAAATTGGAATCTATAGCAACTTGTATGGACACATCCAATTGGATGTTCCGTCGAACCTGTCCAAAAAGCAGACCACAGAGTTAAATTAACATCATACAAAGTTCTATGTCAGTATCAAACAATGTATAAAGTGTCCCTAGCTATGACCTGTGAGACAGCTATGAGAGTCcttgaaaaaccctgtattgcagTCAACTCTCTTTAGCTTTGCACTGATCACAATAGTAGCCTTATATAAAGATGGTGGGGCACTACATGGTGAGACAGCTACAATGAGGTATAGAAGCTGTTCAGACCCAGGCACGAAATCACTGTCATTTGATTGTGTTTAACgtgcattacagggttttccgaaAGAACTCAAGACCAGGGGACACTTTGACGAATCTGCGGGAGTCAATCGCAAGATTGTGGAACGATacttgaaaacgttgacgaTACCGGGATCTGCGGATTTGTATCGCAAGACTGCGGCACACTTTTTCGGGCACACTATTGCATCCCAAGGACATATAACTTGACAGCCTatcggaaaaccctgtactTCCATCCAATATTTCTTAGTCCATTTCTTTCATAATTtcggactgtcgaataagaatCGAGCAGtacttttaaaatattctatttgGAACGCAGGTACGCATGACTTTATCTGATTTATACAAAACCGAGTGCAGTTGGGAAATTTTGACAACGACGGCAAAGCTATTTTGCCCAAGTTGATATGTTATTGATAATTTTTGCTCCTAATCTCAGGTACCTCTTACTATAGGAAAGGTTtaatatttgtatttttttgtagaaCATGTTAAGAAGAGTATTGCAAAGTACATGAATTTCtagaatgtttaaaaaataggTCATTTATGGCACTTGAGGAACGAGTGACATAGATAGGGAAGAAGTAAGCTGTTTTACTCTACGGAAAGTTATGACGCACGATGGAAGTTTAAACAGCTGTGTGGTGTGCCAAAACATGTTCCTCCGTCGTGTGATGGAATGGTCGGAACCGATGTAACATAACATGATCAACGTATATAAAAGCGGCGGCTACCTTTCACGTAATCAGTGTCTTGTCTTCCCCTGCTTAGCGGAGGACGTCTACAAAATGAATCGACTACTGCTAGCGTTCGGGCTCGTCTGCATACTGCAGGTAAGTACTGGTAGCCACCGGAATTCCATACCATCTCAAAGGCACATCAACTCTCCTTTGTAAAATTTCAACCCGTACCGTAATAAGTTTGTAACATGCCTTTCCACACACAGGGACTCTCTGCTGAGCCGAGGCCAGAGTTTGCGTTGAATGGCACCTTTCCAGCAAGCAGCCGCATTACGGCGGTGAAAAACGATGCAAATACCACCGCAACAGCCATAAAGGAACTCAACGTGACTACTGTTAACTCCGCATATCCAGGGCTAGTCGGCACAAAGACTCAGATTGAAAAAGTCATCACCCAGTTCGATACAAAGGCGCAGGCCATCCTTGCCGCCTACGATACGCTGTTGGCTGCTAACGATGGCAACGTCTCTGGACAGTTTGACGCCTTCGTCACCACCATCAATGCAACGATAACTTACATCGCGACCGACGCCAGCAACGTTACGGCCGAGCTGGGCGTGTTCAACTACACTGGCATCTCGGATGAGCTGACGGACGCTTTCGAGCGCATCCTTACCGGGTTGACCGATCTGAGAGCAAAGACCGCCACCGTGCAGACGGGTATTCAGGCCGCAGTTAACAGTGCAGGATCGGCGACAGTCAGTGCGGACATTCTGCGCCAGTTCGTGCCACTGCGCACCATGTACGATCTGCTGCGCGCGGCCAGCAACCTGCGTGCCTACCTGCCGCTGGTGCAGTACATTCTGACCACCACGATCGAGAACATCGCGGAAGCAGATAATTACTTGATGGATCTGGAATCCCTTCTGTCTGCGGGTGTGTCGCTAGAATCTGCTTATTACGCATACGATATCGAAACAATTGCGAACGAAACTATTAAACTATTGAAAGTCAATTTCGCCGGTAAGAACATCGATGCTGTTAGTGATAGCATTGGGGTTACaactgcatttttttttttggatgcCCCAAGATATGAAGATCTTGCTAAAGCAGCATTCTACCTGCGTGCATTATACACCAACGCCTCGCTGTTTCAACCAACAAACACGATGGTTGCTGCATTTAACAAAATTAGCACATCATTGACCTCGCGCATTGCTGCACTGCAAGCTGGTTTCAGAGTGCTTGACTTTCCACTCTTCAAGCAGCTCGTGGACACGCTGATGGGTAATGACGAGTACGGACGCTACTGCTATCAGAAGTACAAGGAGCTGGGTAAGGGAATTTTCGGCCAGGCTTTCGATTCGGCCTGGCAGTGTGTGGACAACGAGTACGAGCGTCTCGAATACTTGAAGACCACCCTCGAGCTAATGGCCAACCAGTTGTATTTCGATAATGAAGATGTGTCAGAACACGTATACTATTGTAATAAACTTGAAAGTGGGGATAATCTGAACAACTGCGTGGCAGCGGTAAGTACCAGGAGCATGGCGTACACAGGTTAGCTGCTTTCATatcgttgttttttctctcctctaGTTCGCCAACTTCTATACGAATCTGTTTCCCCAAACTGCCGAAAAGATTTCCACCATCTATCAACTCGCCACAGATGAGGCCGAAGCATGTGAGAACCGTATCCTTATATGTATCGAGCTGGTTTACATACAAGGCACTGTCATTGAGCCGCAGAAAATCTCCGACAAGCTGGCAATCTGTAACCGAGACGGCCCTAAGGGTTCGGATTAGGTAAAACGTGGagataacaaataacaagtataaataaacacaacgcCGCTAACTGAGCACGGcttcattgcaaaaaaaaaagttacgtGTGAtggtagtttttgtttgtctatAGCGCAGCCCAACCTGCTTCAAGGTTGTTTAGTATCAATTTCAAACGAAGATACAATTGCATACAATGTTGCTTTACGTGAAGAGCCACGTTCAATACGCGTTCAGGCCCTGTTGAAGGTAAAACGACAAATTTATGTAAATGCAAACTCACCGCAATTCCCTTGCATTAGCCCTTTAGAAGGGATATAGCTACCCACCATCCCAAACTAGCTGTTGGTTAAACTAAAGTGAACAGAGCCGTAGCGATATTTGGCGGAAAATAAAAGAGTTACTTACGCAAACACGACCATTGCATGTTCACTTACACACTGCACTCCATCAGCACATTTGCAGTGCAATTTCCCCTTTGACCAGGCCAACGAAATGCTCGCATGATACAAACTTTcacacaacacgcacacacataagTGACGATGTAGCACTGAGTCAAACTTCCGCACAACACTAGCGATGTACACGTGATTGTGCATCCAATACGCTCACTATTTAATGGTGCATCCTAGCGTTGTCTGGCGAGCAAACAATCATCTCATAGGTTAAGCATTAAACAGTGACTGTGGAGGCAGGAATCCTGCACATCTCATCCAGCAGATCTGGTTTATCGCGGTATGTTAGCAgtcgacccagcccgtaaagtctttttaggccgtccacaaggaggcgtggtaggcccaaattgtggtggcaagatggcgtggaggcgtccgccattaaggccgggataacggactggcagacgaaggcgcgagaccgtgagggGTTTCGGTCTCTCccgaggcaggccaagaccgcaaagcggttgcaGCGCCacataagtaagtaagtaagttagTTAGCAGTCGAGTATCGAAACCTGCAGAGCTTCGGTCTGGATTTGTTTTCTCTACCCACTTCACATGTAACACTAAGGAAGGTTCACGCATTTAGCggacagcagcacaccaccccgCACCTAGTAGTCATCGCTACCGAGGGCATGAAAACTGCAAAATCGTACACCGCAGCTGGACACATTTTCAACAGGCCTCAACTCGTGCAGCTCGAAAAAAGCAACGCGGTGACGTAAAGAACCTGCCTGGCGAACACTAAATCCATTCCTAAGCCGACAAGGAATCGCATTAAGCATTAAGCAACAATGCTGAAAACAGCCAAAGCTATCGTAGCTCATCCGCATATTTTGAATTTAGTATAATACCTGCAGCAACAGGGCGACCCGGAATACAGCCggcaactcgaacgactcaataccAAGCCCGTCATGGCTTCAAGCCCCGCATGGACCGTcgccccgtagcaaggattgacttgACTATCCGGCAGTGCGGTACTAAACAAGTCTCGAaaacctgtataggccggcatgtccgcgtaggatcttacgccaaatagaataAGAAGAATCTGCAGCAACAACGCGAAAGGCACATACACTTTACTTAACTTCCGTTTGTCGTATTTTTGTATTGATTGTTGACTTGCTTCAAGTGGTGCAGTGGGAGACGGGAGGATACTCAGACATAGTCACGGAAGCCCTGACATTTGACCGTGTTTAACGAAAttcaattgttgttgtttcgttgaGTTTTGAGCTTAAGGCAAATCGTTTATATGTATAAGTAAAATTCTAGAAATAAAATCTCTTCAAACTTtatcacacaacacaacaagctACTACGGACAGTAATTATAAAGTGCTAGAAAAAGAGGCACCGAAACGCGAAAGAACATGATCCGAAACTGTTGGATTGAAAAGAAGCTATTAAACTTACGACGTTACCGTGTATAATTCCTCCGTGCTTTCAATAGTGATCGTCACCGGCGTGCTGTATCGAAACAGTGATCGTTCTCCGTCTTGAGGTGCCTTCAATAGCCGTACATCCAAGGTGTGAATTGTGAACATATACTCGCAATGCTCCAACGGAATAATCTATCACGAAACATCGGATCACCTTCGCGCACGTGGCACGTTCGCACTCATTAAACGTTGCGCCGAGATTTGGCGCGTCTACACTGCTCTGGTAGATTGTGCAATGGATGGCATTTACTATTCTGGGATAGCTTGGCGCACGCCATTTGTTTGACGAACGTTTGCAAGAAGTGGAAACGCCCGGCGTACTGTGCAAATGCGCCATAGGTTGCCATTGGAACAGCAGCTAAATCACTTGATTCAACAAAACGCCACCGCTACACTCTGCTAGTTGGTGTCTGGAAGAATGGACCATTCTTTTCACGGCTATCAAAAACATTAGTTCGTTAGGACGCTTCGCATCGTACGGAGAGAAATCGCTGGTTGGACATTGCAAACATTCTGTCAGTATGGAAGTTTGCTTCGTAAGAGAAGGAAGAATACACGGCTCGTAGCGGCACTGGTGCTGTAGGATTTTGGCGGGGCGTTTTTTTGGCTAGTGAACTAAAATATAGTCAATTTTAGAGGGCTACTTAACCTTTGTTTATCGTATGTTTAGATTTAAGTATCTACAATGGTGTGCATGAATAAAAAGTAattcaattataaataaacaaccaGGAAAGAACGATATTCATGGTACGATTTTACACACTTCTCAAAATATGATAATTTATTCGAGGCAAAATGCGTGGTCGTCTTTAGTAACTTAGTAGACACTTCAACTGTTTCGACCGTTTTGGGCTGCTGCAGAACCATATTTGACCATGTTTGCGTTTTTACAACACATGATTTTGTCATATGAATGCATGCCTTAAATAGCCTAGCTGACGACACCACAGCCTTACCGGAAGTCACCATAACATTTATATCTGAAACATCCTTATCTTAGGTCCTTCTCTTTTAACCGCATAAAGAGTTGAGAAAATCTTTAACAAATCTTCCGTTTTAACGCAACCACAATGGTTTCATCAGATTTAAGGAAGATTCGGGACAATCTAATATTAGAAATTGATGTTAGCAGGGTTTTCTTTAAATATAAATGTAATAGAATGACAAAATGTTCTGTTACTGATACTTTTACCTCCGAGTCGGAGTATAGAAGTACTGTAGGACAGTGGTCTCCAGCCTGTGTTCCGTGGCGTTAATAGACGTGGTCCGCGAAAGAATTaatgtttgaaaaagaaaagcttatttttttcaattcgtGCATTTTTTCTCCACAATCAAGATTAAATTTATATAACAGGCATATCAAAAATaagatttaaacatatttttgatcaaaaactGAGTCCAAAAAAGGTGTGCCCTCTATGGATGTGGGCCACGGCAAACGtattttcaaagccaagtgGTTCGCGATCCTAAAAAGATTGGAAAGCACAGCTGTAGGAGAGTGTAAGCAAGGATCTTATTATTAACATGCATAGAAATCTGGCCCGAAATACATATATTCGTGAATGCTCGTAAGATGGGTAATTTATTGCAAGCACTAGTAACGAAGAAATGGGCTGATAAAAGAGATTTCCTCCATCGAAAATGATGGCGCTCGATGTATTCAGCGTTCTAAGTCGAGACCGGTACAATTTGAACAGTTGCGTGCTGTGCCAAAACACGTCTAGCCATCTTTTCCTGGAACAGCCGGTGCCGATGGTACATACCACAATCAACGTATATAAAAGCGGTGGCTACTGAAGGCGCTATTAGTTTCTTGTCTTCTCCTGCTTAGCGGAGGACGTCTACGAAATGAATCGACTACTGCTAGCGTTCGGTCTCGTCTGCTTACTGCAGGTAAGTACTGGTTGCCACCGCACCCAGGATCAGCTCAAAACCACCTCAACACTCTTCTGGAAAAAATTCAACCCGTACCATAATGCGTTTGTTACACGCCTTCCCACATACAGGGACTCTCTGCTGAGCCGAGACCAGAGTTTGCGTTGACCGGCACCGTTCCAGCAAGCAGCCGCATTACGGCGGTGAAAACCGAAGCTAATGTCACTGCGACTGCCATCAAGGCGCTCAACGTAACCACAGTTAACTCCGCATATCCAGGGCTAGTCGGCACAAAGACTCAGATTGAAAAAGTCATCACCCAGTTCGATACAAAGGCGCAGGCCATCCTTGCCGCCTACGATACGCTGCTGGCTGCTAACGATGGCAACGTCTCTGGACAGTTCGACGCCTTCGTCACCACCATCAATGCAACGATAACTTACATCGCGACCGACGCCAGCAACGTTACGGCCGAGCTGGGCGTGTTCAACTACACTGGCATCTCGGATGAGCTGACGGACGCGTTCGAGCGCATCCTTACCGGTTTGATCGATTTGAGAGCGAAGACCGCCACCGTGCAGACAGGTATTCAGGCAGCAGTTAACAGTGCAGGATCGGCGACAGTCAGTGCAGACATTCTGCGCCAGTTCGTGCCACTGCGCACCATGTACGATCTGCTGCGCGCGGCCAGCAACCTGCGTGCCTACCTGCCGCTGGTGCAGTACATTCTGACCACCACGATCGAGAACATTGCGGAAGCGGACAAGTACTTGATGGAACTGAATACCCTTCTGTCGACGGGTGTGTCGACGGAATCTGGAAAGTACGCAGATGATATCAAAAAAATAGCGAACGAAACTATTTACCAAATGGGAGGCGATTTTGCCGAGGAGAACATGAGTGCTCAAGCAGCTTACACTGAGATTACATCGTTGCCGAATATTAGGAATGCCACATCGTTCTCCATGCTGAACTCGGCAGCCAACAGGCTGGGAGCATTGCTCATCCCCATGGTAATGACTCCACGAACGAGCGGGACGGCCTTACTATTTGCCAGGATTAGCACATCGATGACCTCGCGCATTGCTGCACTGCAAGCTGGTTTCAAAGTGCTTGAATTTCCACTTTTCAAGCAGCTAGTGGACACGCTGATGGGCAATGACGAGTACGGTCGCTACTGCTATCAGAAGTACAAGGAGCTGGGTAAGGGAATTTTCGGACAGTCTTTCGATACGGCCTGGCAGTGTGTGGATAACGAGTACGCGCGTCTCGAATACTTGAAGACCACACTTGGGCTAATGGTCGACCTGTTGGCATTCGATTACGAGGATGTGATAGAGCAGGTCAACGTATGTAACACACTTTCAAATGGGGATCTGAACAACTGCGTCGCACAGGTAAGTACCAGAACCATGACGTACATAGGTTAGTAGCTTTCATATCGTATTTTTTTCACTCCTCTAGCTCGCCAACTTCTATACGAATCTGTTTCCCCAAACTGCCGAAAAGATTTCCGCCATCTATGAACTCGCCGCAGTTGAGGCCCAAGCTAGCGAGAAACGTATCCTTATATGCATCGAGCTAGTTTACATTCAAGGAACTGTCCTTGAGCCGCAGAAGATCTCCGACAATCTGGCAATCTGTAGCCGAGACGGCCCTAAGGGTTTGGATTAAGTGAAGTccagggaaggaaaaaaaactttaaatgaTACCAGCATATCACAGAAAGAAAAGGTTGCCAGAGAAATAACTTCAATAAATGCAAATCGAGTAGGTTTGATTAGAAATCTCATTGATAGTACAGCACGATCTTCATATGTCTGTTGTTTTGAAATGGGAACACCAATTGAATCAACAACATCCTCCCGTGTGAGGAGCCGAGTAGTTTTGGTTGTTGTACAGTAGGAATAAAACACTTCTTTAAGACGATGAGCAACGAGGTAGAGTATAGCGCTTATATGTACTAGAACCAGATTGAGTTTGGTATCCGTATGCATACATGAGCTCAAATTCAGCAGCGGGTTTACAGTGTCAGGGGCCCTAAGCAGTAAGAAGCGTTGAGGCCCCTTTGTACATGATTACTGGGGGGTACTCGGCATCTGTCTTTGATTATGTAACATTTCAACTTAaatttggtgctgccggggggggggggggggggcggggtgCTTAGGGTTCGTCTAGcgcggggccccaacgtccatcacCCACGGGGCCCTCCTTGCTAATACAGTGCCATATTCTATCAACTGTTATGGATAATGGACTAAAGATTCCGGGGCCCctcattgacggggccccccgcaattgcttactttgcttaccgttaaatACGCCACTGCtcaaattatgttttatatcGAACCTGAGTCTACGTCATACCCCGTCAGCATAGATTGAAATCAGATACACCGAACTCATCGTCCTTGAACTGCCTTTAATTTTTGACAGTAATCCAATTCCCTCGGTTCTGTAGTTTGAATAGCAATTGCAGCCGTTTCCATAGCGATTTCCCGGTGAAATCTGTGTATGAGATCTTTTATGGGATAACATTGATGTTGAGCTGTAGATACTAGACATTATCAATTGCGGTGTAATATGCCGCAGGATCTCTTAAATATTGCTGAtaggaaagaaaaatcaacaaatgaGTATTGAGGCGTTTTTTTACCTGTAGTAGATCAGTCTCTCGTCTACAGgggtggtacagttgtcaactcgcaCGATAAAATAACATGCTTCGCtatatgggttcaagccccgaatggactgAGTGTCCTCCCTGTTTGAACTGAGTATGCTCCTCCTAGATCTTTTGAGGAAATCAATAGGAAATCAATCAAGTTACTTGATAGCCAGCCAAGCTCATATACACCTTGATCTCAACATCAGCATTATTGTGCCATagaagaaacagaagaaaacgtTTGAGCTCTCTTCTACCTATTTCCAGTGctttaatattattaatttattcgcATCGGTGCGCCTTTTGTCACCTACAATTTCCTGCCGAGAATGTAGACAACATTGGCAATCTCTGAACTcatcacacacaacacaatcgTGTGCCGCCACAGCTCGGAAAACAATCAAATGTtgcaaactctctctctctctctctctctctctcaccacCTTCCCTAAAACGCCTTCGTAACAGCTCCAACAACAACCTGACCGCTGAAGCATAAATCGTGCCGAAAGTTTTGCAGCCACCTTCCTAATCACGCCTTTCTACGGTCTTTTCCGGTGGCGTTAGAAAGACAAATGATGAACCATCGCGATATGGTGGTGGAGCGAGAGGAGAGCGCACGGATGGGCGCTTCAATCCGCTCCTCATTGCCGATTGTCTTGCAAGACGGAAAgacaaataacacacacacacacacacacacacacacacacacacacacacacaccggcccATCAAGATCGGGTCAAGGTTTTTCGCAGTGGCGCGCGAGCGCGCAAGGGCttggtttttgtgttggtttCCACGCCACGATCGAGACTTTTCCGGGGGTGAACGAAAGCAAGAGGTTCAGAGAACGGAGAGAACGTCGAATTGGCGCATATTTCGGGCAGTTGGCACCCGattgccctctctctctctctctctctctctctctcaccagTCACTACACGATGCAAGGTTTTGTGTCGCTTAAGGTCAAACGAAGCGAGAGCGAGCGGCCGCCGTCCGCCGCGTCCTGTTTTCCCTCCAATCCAAGGGGGCTGGCGAAATGATAAATGGCCGGTGAAAGATCGCGGCGTAGCGCAATAAATTTATTCGATTTCTTGCACCGTTGCCGATGAGAGGTAGCTGTGTGGCGAAGATGCGGATGGACAGGGGCTGCTGTGTGACGAAAGGAGTTTTTTACGAGATCGATGGGACGGTGCATCGTATATGAGTGCAACTACTGTGCAGGATAAAGTGTTTTTCCTTTTGAAATTAGAAGTAACTTCTTTCAGTAGTTTGCTGACCAGTTTGTTCACCTCCACCCAGCCGTCATCATTGCGATCAATCGACCTGAAACGTAGCCAAACGTGTTCGCTCTGGCTAAACAGATCTGGCCCGGCTGATAGCGGCCGGCACAGTTAATAGGCTGGCAGAACAATAATAACTGCCAGTAAGAGAAAAGGTTCCTCGCCTGCACCCCGGTGCCGGTGGGAAtcataatttgaatttatatACTTTTAATATATTCTTACCGGTTTGTTTGTCTGCTTGCACTGTTTAGGCTGTGGGTATACCCTCCCCGTATTCCACCCAATATCTGGTTTGGGCCGGCAAACTGCTCTCCCCTTGTGCGCTGCCCCAGCCGATCAGTCAGTTCACCTGCCCAATAGGGTTCTCTCCCTGCCCGCTGTACGGCCGGTTTCTAAGCGAACTTCTAAAGCTCTTTCTCATTTTCCGTTCTGGTGCTGTTCGCGATCGCATCCGTCTCGGATCCCTTCTCCTTCCTCGAT encodes the following:
- the LOC133391413 gene encoding uncharacterized protein LOC133391413 — its product is MNRLLLAFGLVCILQGLSAEPRPEFALNGTFPASSRITAVKNDANTTATAIKELNVTTVNSAYPGLVGTKTQIEKVITQFDTKAQAILAAYDTLLAANDGNVSGQFDAFVTTINATITYIATDASNVTAELGVFNYTGISDELTDAFERILTGLTDLRAKTATVQTGIQAAVNSAGSATVSADILRQFVPLRTMYDLLRAASNLRAYLPLVQYILTTTIENIAEADNYLMDLESLLSAGVSLESAYYAYDIETIANETIKLLKVNFAGKNIDAVSDSIGVTTAFFFLDAPRYEDLAKAAFYLRALYTNASLFQPTNTMVAAFNKISTSLTSRIAALQAGFRVLDFPLFKQLVDTLMGNDEYGRYCYQKYKELGKGIFGQAFDSAWQCVDNEYERLEYLKTTLELMANQLYFDNEDVSEHVYYCNKLESGDNLNNCVAAFANFYTNLFPQTAEKISTIYQLATDEAEACENRILICIELVYIQGTVIEPQKISDKLAICNRDGPKGSD
- the LOC5666890 gene encoding uncharacterized protein LOC5666890 isoform X1, giving the protein MNRLLLAFGLVCLLQGLSAEPRPEFALTGTVPASSRITAVKTEANVTATAIKALNVTTVNSAYPGLVGTKTQIEKVITQFDTKAQAILAAYDTLLAANDGNVSGQFDAFVTTINATITYIATDASNVTAELGVFNYTGISDELTDAFERILTGLIDLRAKTATVQTGIQAAVNSAGSATVSADILRQFVPLRTMYDLLRAASNLRAYLPLVQYILTTTIENIAEADKYLMELNTLLSTGVSTESGKYADDIKKIANETIYQMGGDFAEENMSAQAAYTEITSLPNIRNATSFSMLNSAANRLGALLIPMVMTPRTSGTALLFARISTSMTSRIAALQAGFKVLEFPLFKQLVDTLMGNDEYGRYCYQKYKELGKGIFGQSFDTAWQCVDNEYARLEYLKTTLGLMVDLLAFDYEDVIEQVNVCNTLSNGDLNNCVAQLANFYTNLFPQTAEKISAIYELAAVEAQASEKRILICIELVYIQGTVLEPQKISDNLAICSRDGPKGLD
- the LOC5666890 gene encoding uncharacterized protein LOC5666890 isoform X2 — its product is MNRLLLAFGLVCLLQGLSAEPRPEFALTGTVPASSRITAVKTEANVTATAIKALNVTTVNSAYPGLVGTKTQIEKVITQFDTKAQAILAAYDTLLAANDGNVSGQFDAFVTTINATITYIATDASNVTAELGVFNYTGISDELTDAFERILTGLIDLRAKTATVQTGIQAAVNSAGSATVSADILRQFVPLRTMYDLLRAASNLRAYLPLVQYILTTTIENIAEADKYLMELNTLLSTGVSTESGKYADDIKKIANETIYQMGGDFAEENMSAQAAYTEITSLPNIRNATSFSMLNSAANRLGALLIPMVMTPRTSGTALLFARISTSMTSRIAALQAGFKVLEFPLFKQLVDTLMGNDEYGRYCYQKYKELGKGIFGQSFDTAWQCVDNEYARLEYLKTTLGLMVDLLAFDYEDVIEQVNVCNTLSNGDLNNCVAQLANFYTNLFPQTAEKISAIYELAAVEAQASEKRILICIELVYIQGTVLEPQKISDNLAICSRDGPKGLD